The window GCGGGCCTGCTTCTCGATGACCTCGAGGAGCAGGTCGGGCGTGATGTCCTCGGGGCTGCCGGCCCGCTTGAGCGCCTCGTAGATGGGCACCGTCCCCACCGGGACGGGCGAGTGCTCGACGTTGGCCGCCCGGATGGCGTCGAGGTTCTCGCCGGTCGAGAGGTCCATCACCGTGTCCGCACCGTAATGGACCGCGGTGTGAAGCTTCTCCAGCTCCGTCTCGGGGTCGCTGGTCGTCTCGCTGTTCCCGATGTTGGCGTTGACCTTCGTCGCGAACTCGCGGCCGATGCCCATCGGGTCCAGAGACTCGTGGGCGTGGTTGCTGGGGACGACGGCCTGCCCCTCGGCGACCTGCTCGCGGACGAACTCGGCGTCTCGATTCTCGCGCGCTGCAACGCGCTCCATCGCCGGCGTGACCTCCCCGGCACGAGCCCGCTGGAGCTGGGTGCGGTTCGACATGGTACAACTAGCTTGTATTATCGAGTTATTGTAAAGCCGGCGGTGGGCGCGGTACCCGCCGTCGTCGGGGGCCCCGGCGTCGACCCGTGCGTTGAAGCGGGGTGGGGTCGACGTGTCGGCCATGTCGCTGGTGCTGCCCGAGGAGATAGTCGTCGAGCGCCTCCTCCCGACGCTACGGGTGGAACTCGCCCGTGACCTCTCGGACCGCGGCCTCACGCAGGCCGACATCGCCGACCGGCTCGGCGTGACCCAGGCCGCCGTCAGCAACTACCTCTCGGGCGACCCGGCCGTGGAGGAACGCTTCGTCGAGAACGAGCGGTTCCAGCGGACCGTCGAGCACATCGGCGCCGGCTTCGCTGACGGCTCGATGGACGGGTACGAGGCGCTCGCGGAGACGATGGAACTGGTGCGCGCGTTCGAGGACCGAGGACCGATCTGTGCCGTTCACGAGGCGGAGATGCCGGCGCTGGAGGGACTGGGCTGTGACCTCTGCGTCCGCGGCGCCGACGAGGCCCTCTCCGAGGAGCGTCGCGTCCTGGCGAACGTCCGGAAGGCGACCCGCCGGTTGCAGGACATCGAGGGCGCGGCGAGGTTCATCCCGAGCGTCGGGACCAACGTCGGGATGGGACTTCCCGCCCCCGCGGACCCGACGGACGTGGCGGCGGTCCCGGGGCGGGTCATCGCCGTCCGAGGGCGCGTGACGGTCCCTGCGAACCCGGAGTTCGGCGCGAGCGAACACGTCGCGAACGCGGTGCTCGCCGCCACGGCCGCCGACCCGACGGTCCGGGGAGCGCTCAACGTGGCGACCGACGACCGGCTGCTGGCGGCCGCACGCGAGGCGGGGTACGACCCGCTGCTGGTGGACGCGGAGGCGGACGCTCGCGACCGGTTCACGACCCCGTTCGCCGAGCACGGGGACGTGCCGCCTGTGGTCTACCACCGCGGCGCGTACGGCGTCGAGCCCATCACCTACGTGTTCGGACCGTCGGCCGTCGACGCGGTCGCCCGACTGGGCGAACTGGTCGGGCGCGCCATCGGACCCGCCGACGGCGACGGCCCCGGCGAGTAGCATACGGTCGCCGACTCGCGGAGGACGCCCCCGCTCCCCTGCCCCCGCCCCCGCTCCCCTGCCCCCGCCCCCGCTCCCCTGCCCCCGCCCCCGCTCCCCTGCCCCCGCCCCCGCTCCCCTGCCCCCGCCCCCGCTCCCCTGCCCCCGCCCCCGCTCCCCTGCCCCCGCCCCCGCTCCCCTGCCCCCGCCCCCGCTCCCCTGCCCCCGCCCCCGCTCCCCTGCCCCCGCCCCCGCCGACACCCGATGGTACACGCCTGCTTGCGGCCGTGACGCCGTGACCACGACCCCACATTTATATACGCACACAAGAGATTGGAAATATGGCTCGGAAGGGAGGCACCGAGGTGGAGCCGGGGTCATGACCGAGGCCGCTGCACGACGTATCGTGGAGTACCTCCGGGACCGTATCGGACGAGAGCTCCGGACGGTCGTCATCGTCCGGGAGGCGGACTGGGAGATCTACTACCTCCGGGACGACCTCCAGCGCGAGTACACACGTGAGTCCTTCGGCGAGGTCGTCGACCACTTCCAGCTCGACGCTCCGAAACAGCCCCCCGACGTGGCGGAGTGGCCCGTCGGGGGGCGTCGCGGGGTCGT of the Haloglomus salinum genome contains:
- a CDS encoding thiamine-phosphate synthase family protein; its protein translation is MSLVLPEEIVVERLLPTLRVELARDLSDRGLTQADIADRLGVTQAAVSNYLSGDPAVEERFVENERFQRTVEHIGAGFADGSMDGYEALAETMELVRAFEDRGPICAVHEAEMPALEGLGCDLCVRGADEALSEERRVLANVRKATRRLQDIEGAARFIPSVGTNVGMGLPAPADPTDVAAVPGRVIAVRGRVTVPANPEFGASEHVANAVLAATAADPTVRGALNVATDDRLLAAAREAGYDPLLVDAEADARDRFTTPFAEHGDVPPVVYHRGAYGVEPITYVFGPSAVDAVARLGELVGRAIGPADGDGPGE